In the Pan paniscus chromosome 8, NHGRI_mPanPan1-v2.0_pri, whole genome shotgun sequence genome, one interval contains:
- the LOC129393153 gene encoding procathepsin L-like, with protein MIEQHNQGYSQGKHSFTMAMNAFGDMTNEEFRQVMNGFQYQKHRKGKQFQERLLLEIPTSVDWREKGYMTPVKDQGQCGSCWAFSATGALEGQMFWKTGKLISLNEQNLVDCSGPQGNEGCNGGFMDNPFRYVQENGGLDSEASYPYEGKVKICRYNPKYSAANDTGFVDVPSREKDLAKAVATVGPISVAVGASHVSFQFYKKGIYFEPRCDPEGLDHAMLVVGYSYEGADSDNNKYWLVKNSWGKNWGMDGYIKMAKDRRNNCGIATAASYPTV; from the exons ATGATTGAGCAGCACAATCAGGGATACAGCCAAGGGAAACACAGCTTCACAATGGCCATGAACGCCTTTGGAGACATG ACCAATGAAGAATTCAGGCAGGTGATGAATGGTTTTCAATACCAGAAGCACAGGAAGGGGAAACAGTTCCAGGAACGCCTGCTTCTTGAGATCCCCACATCTGtggactggagagagaaaggcTACATGACTCCTGTGAAGGATCAG gGTCAGTGTGGCTCTTGTTGGGCTTTTAGTGCAACTGGTGCTCTGGAAGGGCAGATGTTCTGGAAAACAGGCAAACTTATCTCACTGAATGAGCAGAATCTGGTAGACTGCTCTGGGCCTCAAGGCAATGAGGGCTGCAATGGTGGCTTCATGGATAATCCCTTCCGGTATGTTCAGGAGAACGGAGGCCTGGACTCTGAGGCATCCTATCCATATGAAGGAAAG gttaaaatctgTAGGTACAATCCCAAGTATTCTGCTGCTAATGACACTGGCTTTGTGGACGTCCCTTCACGGGAGAAGGACCTGGCAAAGGCAGTGGCAACTGTGGGGCCCATCTCTGTTGCTGTTGGTGCAAGCCATGTCTCCTTCCAGTTCTATAAAAAAG GAATTTATTTTGAGCCACGCTGTGACCCTGAAGGCCTGGATCATGCTATGCTGGTGGTTGGCTACAGCTATGAAGGAGCAGACTCAGATAACAATAAATATTGGCTGGTGAAGAACAG CTGGGGTAAAAACTGGGGCATGGATGGCTACATAAAGATGGCCAAAGACCGGAGGAACAACTGTGGAATTGCCACAGCAGCCAGCTACCCCACTGTGTGA